Proteins from one Juglans microcarpa x Juglans regia isolate MS1-56 chromosome 1S, Jm3101_v1.0, whole genome shotgun sequence genomic window:
- the LOC121246126 gene encoding probable calcium-binding protein CML22 isoform X1, whose protein sequence is MLYCCNSPNKYKRLDAKLERKMVEAKKGSSGYHNFKSINSIIMKFPQLRDSLKNIRAVFEQYDEDSNGTIDHEELKKCLQKLQLHLTKEEVEDLFHSCDIDGREGIQFNEFIVLLCLIYLLKGPSSSNTTSRLGSPQLEATFDTVIEVFLFLDKNGNGKLNKNDMVKALNDASPQEKSPSHITRTRFEEMDWDRNGQEVKQIQDRFEMNWM, encoded by the exons ATGCTTTACTGTTGTAACTCACCAAACAAGTATAAGAGGTTGGATGCAAAGCTTGAAAGGAAAATGGTTGAGGCCAAGAAAGGTTCCTCAGGATATCACAATTTCAAGTCAATTAACAGCATAATTATGAAGTTCCCTCAGTTAAGAGACAGTTTAAAAAACATTAGAGCTGTGTTTGAACAATATG atGAGGACTCTAATGGAACTATTGACCATGAGGAACTAAAGAAATGCTTACAGAAACTGCAACTCCATCTGACCAAGGAGGAGGTTGAGGATCTTTTCCATTCATGTGACATTGATGGCCGTGAAGGGATACAATTCAATGAGTTTATTGTTCTTCTCTGTCTTATCTATCTTCTGAAGGGGCCTTCTTCCTCTAATACT ACGTCAAGGTTGGGTTCGCCACAGCTTGAAGCGACTTTTGATACTGTAATTGAAGTATTCTTGTTTCTCGATAAGAATGGAAATGGAAAGCTGAATAAGAATGACATGGTCAAGGCATTGAATGATGCTTCTCCTCAGGAGAAATCCCCTTCTCACATAACTCGGACCCGTTTCG AAGAAATGGACTGGGACAGGAATGGGCAG GAGGTTAAACAAATACAGGACAGGTTTGAAATGAACTGGATGTAA
- the LOC121246126 gene encoding probable calcium-binding protein CML22 isoform X2, which yields MLYCCNSPNKYKRLDAKLERKMVEAKKGSSGYHNFKSINSIIMKFPQLRDSLKNIRAVFEQYDEDSNGTIDHEELKKCLQKLQLHLTKEEVEDLFHSCDIDGREGIQFNEFIVLLCLIYLLKGPSSSNTTSRLGSPQLEATFDTVIEVFLFLDKNGNGKLNKNDMVKALNDASPQEKSPSHITRTRFEEMDWDRNGQVSFREFLFAFIKWVGIDTDEEISLTGG from the exons ATGCTTTACTGTTGTAACTCACCAAACAAGTATAAGAGGTTGGATGCAAAGCTTGAAAGGAAAATGGTTGAGGCCAAGAAAGGTTCCTCAGGATATCACAATTTCAAGTCAATTAACAGCATAATTATGAAGTTCCCTCAGTTAAGAGACAGTTTAAAAAACATTAGAGCTGTGTTTGAACAATATG atGAGGACTCTAATGGAACTATTGACCATGAGGAACTAAAGAAATGCTTACAGAAACTGCAACTCCATCTGACCAAGGAGGAGGTTGAGGATCTTTTCCATTCATGTGACATTGATGGCCGTGAAGGGATACAATTCAATGAGTTTATTGTTCTTCTCTGTCTTATCTATCTTCTGAAGGGGCCTTCTTCCTCTAATACT ACGTCAAGGTTGGGTTCGCCACAGCTTGAAGCGACTTTTGATACTGTAATTGAAGTATTCTTGTTTCTCGATAAGAATGGAAATGGAAAGCTGAATAAGAATGACATGGTCAAGGCATTGAATGATGCTTCTCCTCAGGAGAAATCCCCTTCTCACATAACTCGGACCCGTTTCG AAGAAATGGACTGGGACAGGAATGGGCAGGTCAGTTTCAGGGAGTTCCTCTTTGCTTTCATCAAATGGGTTGGGATTGACACGGATGAAGAAATATCTCTTACAGGAGGTTAA
- the LOC121246126 gene encoding probable calcium-binding protein CML22 isoform X3 has translation MLYCCNSPNKYKRLDAKLERKMVEAKKGSSGYHNFKSINSIIMKFPQLRDSLKNIRAVFEQYDEDSNGTIDHEELKKCLQKLQLHLTKEETSRLGSPQLEATFDTVIEVFLFLDKNGNGKLNKNDMVKALNDASPQEKSPSHITRTRFEEMDWDRNGQVSFREFLFAFIKWVGIDTDEEISLTGG, from the exons ATGCTTTACTGTTGTAACTCACCAAACAAGTATAAGAGGTTGGATGCAAAGCTTGAAAGGAAAATGGTTGAGGCCAAGAAAGGTTCCTCAGGATATCACAATTTCAAGTCAATTAACAGCATAATTATGAAGTTCCCTCAGTTAAGAGACAGTTTAAAAAACATTAGAGCTGTGTTTGAACAATATG atGAGGACTCTAATGGAACTATTGACCATGAGGAACTAAAGAAATGCTTACAGAAACTGCAACTCCATCTGACCAAGGAGGAG ACGTCAAGGTTGGGTTCGCCACAGCTTGAAGCGACTTTTGATACTGTAATTGAAGTATTCTTGTTTCTCGATAAGAATGGAAATGGAAAGCTGAATAAGAATGACATGGTCAAGGCATTGAATGATGCTTCTCCTCAGGAGAAATCCCCTTCTCACATAACTCGGACCCGTTTCG AAGAAATGGACTGGGACAGGAATGGGCAGGTCAGTTTCAGGGAGTTCCTCTTTGCTTTCATCAAATGGGTTGGGATTGACACGGATGAAGAAATATCTCTTACAGGAGGTTAA